One window of Chloroflexus aggregans DSM 9485 genomic DNA carries:
- a CDS encoding CdaR family protein produces the protein MNGVRSIVLRAVLAFGLSFALWSFVSFSENPEETARFEDLTLQVVGLRDDLIIVDANGMPTTTFPNVDVTLRTDRRQRSELRPVDIRVVADLSGLGPGDHVVPLNVQPTRSNLSFSVPANGVEPPTIDIRLEPLVTLTVPIKLEIVGSPPFSFERGTPELRSNGELISNVSVSGPQSRVIRVSAARTVANINQLRATYNAPLTLTPIDANNLPVEGVQVKPASITVIIPINPVVGLRLVPVSPIIIGSPAPGYLVSNVVVEPPLITLTGSSGPLDAISLLQTEAIDISDARETVVRIVPLIIPIGTSPAQGEPSAVQVTINIMPIPMPFQARLPVEVTLSGLGGDLQASVQPNVVEMIFAGTTDQLTALAATPLVVQLDLTNLGPGTYQFAVQPLLPSGVSIVGEPPEVTVTIVAIPTPTPTPEPDSSPVPETTPTETPTPEP, from the coding sequence ATGAATGGCGTGCGCTCGATTGTCTTGCGCGCTGTATTGGCGTTTGGCTTGAGTTTTGCCCTCTGGTCATTTGTTTCGTTTAGTGAGAACCCAGAAGAGACGGCACGGTTTGAAGATCTGACCCTACAGGTTGTGGGGTTACGCGATGATTTGATCATCGTGGATGCTAACGGTATGCCGACCACTACCTTCCCCAATGTTGATGTAACCCTGCGCACCGACCGTCGTCAACGCTCGGAACTACGCCCGGTTGATATTCGAGTCGTGGCCGATCTGAGTGGGCTTGGCCCCGGCGATCATGTCGTACCACTGAATGTACAACCGACGCGCAGCAATCTCTCCTTTAGTGTGCCGGCCAATGGGGTTGAACCACCGACGATTGATATTCGGCTAGAACCGCTCGTGACGTTAACGGTACCGATTAAGCTCGAGATAGTTGGCTCCCCACCATTTAGCTTTGAACGTGGGACACCGGAATTGCGATCAAATGGCGAGCTGATCAGCAATGTGTCGGTCAGTGGCCCGCAGAGCCGCGTGATCCGGGTGAGTGCAGCACGAACGGTAGCCAATATTAATCAGCTTCGAGCCACGTATAATGCACCGCTCACCCTGACACCAATTGATGCGAATAACCTGCCGGTCGAGGGGGTGCAGGTGAAACCGGCGTCCATTACCGTGATCATTCCGATCAATCCGGTGGTCGGTCTGCGGTTGGTGCCGGTATCGCCGATTATCATCGGCTCGCCGGCACCGGGCTACCTTGTCAGTAATGTTGTTGTTGAACCACCACTGATCACGCTGACCGGTAGTTCTGGGCCGCTCGATGCGATTAGTCTGTTGCAGACCGAAGCGATTGATATCAGTGATGCACGTGAGACGGTTGTGCGGATTGTCCCCTTGATCATTCCAATCGGCACGTCACCTGCCCAAGGTGAGCCGAGTGCAGTACAGGTGACGATCAACATTATGCCGATTCCTATGCCGTTTCAGGCGCGGCTACCGGTTGAAGTGACGTTGAGTGGTCTGGGCGGCGATCTCCAAGCATCAGTCCAACCGAACGTGGTTGAGATGATCTTCGCCGGAACGACCGATCAATTGACGGCATTAGCAGCAACGCCCCTCGTGGTACAGCTCGATCTTACCAACCTTGGTCCCGGTACGTACCAATTTGCCGTGCAACCGTTGCTTCCCAGCGGTGTGAGTATCGTCGGTGAACCACCTGAGGTAACGGTGACGATTGTCGCCATCCCAACTCCAACCCCCACACCTGAACCGGATTCATCACCGGTCCCTGAAACCACACCAACCGAAACGCCAACTCCTGAACCATAA
- the cdaA gene encoding diadenylate cyclase CdaA gives MIEIERLWARLNPLTSPFTLIDILLVAGFFYWLLGIVRGTRAVQLLRGVGILLVIAFVMPSIASDRLTLLNWLVVNIISPALIVAIPVLFQPELRRALESLGRSSDLFGRPFGGANRSELLETITVISRAAAQLSQQGVGALMVIERRTQLQEFADRGVILDSRISTPLLLNIFYPNSPLHDMAVIIRGNRILAANVVLPLSEDISGPRRYGTRHRAAKGITEQTDAIAVVVSEETGAISLVSDGRMVSYLTESRLRTMLADLMQIPLESNTKRAV, from the coding sequence ATGATAGAGATCGAGCGTCTCTGGGCGCGGCTGAATCCGCTCACCTCGCCCTTTACGCTGATTGACATTCTGCTGGTCGCAGGATTTTTCTATTGGCTGTTGGGCATTGTGCGCGGAACACGCGCCGTCCAATTGCTGCGTGGGGTTGGGATTTTACTCGTGATTGCGTTTGTGATGCCCTCGATCGCGAGTGATCGATTAACCCTGCTCAACTGGTTAGTTGTCAATATCATTTCACCAGCCTTGATCGTCGCCATACCGGTCCTCTTCCAACCCGAATTACGTCGGGCATTAGAAAGTCTTGGCCGTTCGAGTGATCTGTTTGGCCGGCCATTTGGGGGCGCGAACCGCTCAGAATTGCTCGAAACGATCACCGTTATCAGTCGTGCTGCTGCTCAGCTCTCGCAGCAAGGGGTGGGCGCATTGATGGTGATCGAGCGACGAACACAGTTACAGGAGTTCGCCGACCGTGGCGTGATCCTTGATTCGCGGATTTCGACCCCGCTCCTGCTCAATATTTTTTACCCTAACTCACCGCTGCATGACATGGCCGTGATTATTCGCGGCAACCGCATTTTGGCCGCTAATGTTGTACTCCCATTGAGTGAAGATATTTCCGGGCCACGACGGTACGGTACTCGTCATCGTGCAGCAAAAGGCATTACCGAGCAGACTGATGCTATTGCAGTAGTAGTGTCAGAGGAAACCGGCGCTATCTCGCTGGTCAGTGATGGCCGGATGGTGAGTTACCTGACCGAGTCACGTCTGCGGACGATGCTGGCCGATCTGATGCAGATACCGCTTGAGTCGAACACGAAGAGGGCAGTATGA
- a CDS encoding ATP-binding protein has translation MRYGDPNFGVLITCRCKQAEKERRRYEELERLSNLAPLRDKTFANFDRTVPGVQRAFARAFEYAQNPQGWLILFGGYGCGKTHLAAAIANEALERHMPVLFTVVPDLLDHLRSTFGPNSETAYDERFELVRDVALLILDDLGTENTTPWAREKLYQIMNHRYNYALPTVITSNRDPKDIDPRILSRMFDAAICRERIIIEAGDYRRLSLEQRYHPRRRRSDQSRSQP, from the coding sequence GTGCGATACGGAGATCCGAACTTCGGCGTATTGATCACTTGTCGCTGCAAGCAGGCGGAAAAAGAGCGTCGCCGTTATGAAGAACTGGAACGGCTCTCGAACCTCGCACCACTCCGTGATAAGACCTTCGCCAACTTTGACCGTACTGTCCCCGGCGTGCAACGGGCCTTTGCCCGTGCTTTTGAATATGCGCAAAACCCTCAAGGTTGGCTGATCTTATTCGGCGGCTATGGCTGTGGGAAGACTCATCTGGCAGCGGCGATTGCCAACGAGGCACTCGAACGGCATATGCCGGTGCTATTCACCGTTGTGCCCGACTTACTCGATCATCTCCGGTCGACCTTTGGGCCGAATTCGGAGACGGCCTACGACGAACGCTTTGAACTCGTTCGGGACGTTGCCCTCTTGATCCTCGACGATCTCGGCACCGAAAACACCACACCGTGGGCGCGCGAAAAACTTTACCAGATCATGAACCATCGGTATAATTATGCTCTGCCGACGGTGATCACCAGTAATCGTGACCCGAAGGATATCGATCCGCGCATCCTTTCCCGGATGTTTGATGCCGCCATCTGCCGGGAACGCATTATTATTGAGGCGGGTGACTACCGCCGGTTAAGCCTTGAACAGCGGTACCATCCACGCCGGCGACGCAGCGACCAATCTCGGTCGCAACCGTAG
- a CDS encoding type ISP restriction/modification enzyme produces MNVDSLYSRTAKPHLAISVLAQAYGLKDKAGWSLATARKQVQADRNPQSKIHSILYRPFDVRFIFYHEAVIERPRPEVMRHILAGENVGLVLPRRVEHTGPWQHVFVTNALVEHVAVSLKTIDYCFPLYLSPSTTAPDMFQQTKRPNLAEWLLPKLTAAYGFTPTPEQMLAYIYAVLSSPPYRARYVEELRIDFPRIPFTADPNIFCRMAALGQELIELHLLRKKVRVAGVRYQGQGSDTIERVRYEAATGRVWINNDKYFENITPEMWEYQIGGYQVLEKYLKDRKGRALTDPIRYIHIAEAIAQTIAYQVQLNNLYVAVEMAVIVP; encoded by the coding sequence ATTAACGTTGATTCTCTATATAGCCGAACTGCAAAACCGCATCTTGCAATTTCAGTGCTGGCGCAGGCCTATGGCCTCAAAGACAAGGCCGGCTGGTCGCTTGCCACAGCACGCAAACAGGTGCAGGCCGATAGGAATCCGCAAAGCAAGATTCACTCCATCCTGTACCGCCCTTTCGATGTTCGCTTCATCTTTTACCACGAAGCCGTCATCGAACGGCCCCGCCCCGAAGTCATGCGCCACATACTGGCGGGGGAGAATGTGGGGTTGGTTTTGCCGCGTCGGGTGGAACATACGGGCCCATGGCAACATGTCTTTGTCACCAATGCTCTAGTTGAGCATGTAGCCGTCTCGCTCAAGACAATTGACTACTGCTTCCCCCTTTACCTCTCCCCCTCCACCACCGCGCCGGACATGTTTCAGCAGACCAAAAGGCCCAACCTGGCGGAGTGGCTATTGCCGAAACTCACTGCCGCTTACGGGTTCACCCCCACGCCGGAGCAGATGCTGGCCTACATCTACGCCGTGCTCTCCAGCCCACCGTACCGCGCAAGATACGTCGAAGAACTGCGCATTGACTTCCCGCGCATCCCCTTTACCGCCGACCCCAACATCTTCTGCCGGATGGCGGCGCTGGGGCAGGAACTGATCGAGCTGCACCTGTTGCGCAAAAAGGTACGGGTGGCCGGGGTGCGCTACCAAGGGCAAGGGAGCGATACCATTGAGCGGGTGCGCTATGAGGCCGCCACCGGGCGGGTGTGGATCAACAACGACAAATACTTCGAGAACATCACGCCTGAGATGTGGGAATATCAAATCGGTGGCTATCAGGTGCTGGAAAAGTACCTGAAAGACCGCAAAGGCCGGGCGCTCACCGATCCCATCCGCTACATTCACATCGCCGAAGCGATTGCCCAGACCATTGCTTACCAAGTCCAGCTCAATAATCTGTATGTGGCCGTGGAAATGGCGGTCATTGTGCCGTAG
- a CDS encoding tetratricopeptide repeat protein, translating into MAGNRAIFDRAMEQCREASAKGRWEDSLRAAVRALQEFPQDIEARTAAAVALFQTNRLDKALQAFSDLYEADPNNAFYLNYIAQCYRRQGNIPAAVEAYSALADLHSAQQRALQATEALRELLTLQPERDDQRRRLAQLYEDLGAIAESAETHLELAQRFIARGETAEALSEVEWVLRLDANHRVARELATRLREQLGGSPNPPLRGTSSLRAAYPTSALRGSQTQPEQLIAEAMACQQAGDEERAIALYEQAVQAGIERADVLYSLGLLYQSQGNLKAAVSVLTRAAGDPEYALSAHFALGQVYRDLGQLPQAAQEFETTIGLVDLETIGKAEVDDLIAMYESAATIYEQLGDLARASLLYGTLAEFLTSKRWGRDRAAEFKNRAKELADRNMFAKLRTIGTGVLQPTPATPPPSSPPIIDPGSERWGKLRPITDVLRSGGRSEEDVTPEVTPATLEQLPIIERMSVPTSLPTPAFPPPTPLDPSGLDEVTAGWLELSGTYLEQGLLDAALDACMEVIHHNVEYLPIHLRMGEIYERQGRPEEALAKYQLLIETYQVRGEAEKAIDVYFRFIELSPDSINARSKLAEILRQTGRIDEAVDQSLQVANTYFRLGQTNKALEEFRRLLQWAPKHREGHAQYGLALLKLERFEAALDEFRQALELGSPDDPVALARLNITLALMGEQPNVIWDSLATVLEQLRKHPTEFAAVQAEYRAALLIDDRALLHYMLAIIQQQHEQHHLALLELEQAQILLNSEPDPMLPPALMYRATADSYIALGQAEQALEQLRKGQAVAEQTTPNSSIRHPFAIPPSRGDMVRRMAEAYAVSDDLVGAEQALLEAKKLLPYDRAIYTKLANVYFRQGKLAEALAQLDELATYYEERQQLDLAIELLEFAVQLAPNHIGMSNRLARLQLRVGKLDQGLAGLVRVSELQKRAGQLKDAVASLQEVAQTYWMLSDHERAREMYDRIVQIAPNDVDARQWLALMHTLSRRTKEAISEKKQIARIFAQQRDYDNAIAELHQIIGLDQNDLEAYFMLYDMLMRREEYGQASQLCRRMLKMPGIETERVEAMLSAANRMLEQRKPAPPQS; encoded by the coding sequence ATGGCAGGCAACCGGGCAATCTTTGATCGGGCGATGGAACAGTGCCGCGAGGCATCCGCAAAAGGACGCTGGGAAGACTCGTTACGCGCTGCAGTGCGCGCCTTACAAGAGTTTCCCCAAGATATTGAAGCGCGCACTGCGGCAGCCGTTGCCTTGTTCCAAACGAATCGGTTGGATAAAGCATTGCAGGCGTTTAGCGATCTGTACGAGGCCGACCCAAACAATGCGTTCTATCTCAATTACATCGCTCAGTGCTATCGCCGTCAAGGAAACATTCCTGCCGCCGTCGAGGCCTACAGTGCCCTGGCCGATCTGCATAGCGCCCAGCAGCGCGCGCTGCAAGCTACTGAAGCGTTGCGTGAATTACTGACGTTACAGCCTGAACGAGACGATCAGCGTCGGCGCTTGGCCCAGCTCTACGAAGACCTTGGCGCAATCGCCGAATCAGCCGAGACTCATCTTGAACTGGCCCAACGCTTTATCGCACGGGGAGAAACGGCTGAAGCGTTGTCTGAGGTCGAGTGGGTTTTGCGCCTCGATGCCAATCACCGCGTCGCCCGTGAATTGGCGACGCGCCTACGCGAACAACTGGGCGGGTCGCCGAATCCACCCCTTCGTGGCACCAGTAGCTTACGGGCAGCTTACCCTACCAGCGCCCTTCGCGGTTCGCAAACGCAACCTGAGCAGTTGATCGCTGAAGCGATGGCCTGTCAGCAAGCGGGTGATGAAGAGCGGGCTATCGCTTTGTACGAACAGGCGGTGCAAGCCGGGATCGAACGGGCTGATGTCCTCTATTCACTCGGGCTACTGTACCAGAGTCAAGGTAATCTTAAAGCGGCTGTCAGCGTTCTCACGCGCGCGGCCGGTGACCCCGAGTACGCCCTGTCGGCCCACTTTGCGCTTGGGCAAGTCTATCGTGACCTCGGTCAATTACCGCAAGCAGCGCAAGAATTTGAGACGACCATCGGATTGGTTGATCTCGAAACGATCGGCAAGGCCGAGGTTGATGACCTGATTGCAATGTACGAGAGCGCGGCAACGATTTATGAGCAACTGGGCGATCTGGCTCGTGCCTCACTGCTCTATGGTACCCTTGCCGAGTTTCTGACCAGCAAGCGATGGGGACGCGATCGTGCTGCCGAGTTCAAAAATCGGGCCAAGGAACTGGCCGATCGCAATATGTTCGCGAAGCTACGCACGATCGGTACCGGTGTTCTCCAGCCAACACCTGCCACACCACCACCATCATCTCCACCGATAATTGACCCCGGAAGTGAGCGATGGGGTAAGCTGCGCCCGATTACCGATGTCTTGCGGTCAGGTGGGCGTTCTGAAGAAGACGTAACACCGGAGGTCACACCGGCAACGCTCGAACAATTGCCGATTATCGAGCGAATGAGCGTACCGACCAGCCTACCCACGCCGGCGTTTCCACCACCGACGCCGCTCGATCCGTCTGGTCTTGATGAGGTGACGGCCGGCTGGCTCGAACTTAGTGGTACCTATCTCGAACAGGGTCTGCTCGATGCCGCTCTCGACGCTTGTATGGAGGTGATTCATCATAATGTCGAATATCTGCCCATCCACTTACGGATGGGCGAGATCTACGAACGGCAGGGGCGTCCTGAAGAGGCATTGGCAAAATATCAGTTACTGATCGAGACGTATCAGGTGCGAGGCGAAGCCGAGAAGGCGATTGATGTCTATTTTCGCTTTATCGAGCTGTCACCCGATTCCATAAATGCACGCTCGAAGTTGGCCGAGATACTACGGCAGACCGGCCGTATCGATGAAGCTGTCGACCAGTCGTTACAGGTTGCCAATACCTATTTTCGATTGGGTCAAACGAATAAAGCGCTCGAAGAGTTTCGCCGTTTGTTACAATGGGCACCCAAACATCGCGAGGGACACGCTCAATATGGATTGGCCTTGCTCAAACTGGAGCGATTTGAAGCCGCACTCGATGAATTTCGGCAGGCACTCGAACTCGGCTCACCGGACGATCCGGTCGCGCTAGCACGGCTCAACATCACGCTCGCCCTGATGGGCGAACAACCAAATGTCATTTGGGACTCACTGGCCACCGTTCTAGAGCAATTACGCAAGCATCCCACTGAATTTGCTGCCGTTCAAGCGGAATACCGGGCTGCCCTGTTGATCGACGACCGCGCGTTGCTCCATTATATGCTGGCGATCATCCAACAACAGCACGAGCAACACCATTTGGCGCTCCTTGAGCTTGAACAAGCTCAAATCTTGCTCAACAGCGAACCCGACCCGATGCTCCCGCCAGCCCTCATGTATCGCGCAACCGCCGACAGTTATATTGCGTTAGGACAAGCCGAGCAGGCACTCGAACAGTTACGCAAAGGGCAAGCCGTTGCCGAGCAGACAACGCCCAACTCATCGATCCGCCATCCATTCGCCATTCCACCGTCGCGTGGCGATATGGTGCGTCGCATGGCCGAAGCGTATGCGGTCAGTGATGATTTAGTCGGGGCAGAGCAAGCGTTACTGGAAGCGAAAAAGTTATTGCCATATGACCGGGCGATCTACACCAAGCTGGCGAACGTTTATTTTCGGCAGGGTAAGCTCGCCGAGGCATTGGCCCAACTCGATGAGCTGGCAACGTATTACGAAGAACGCCAACAATTGGATTTAGCCATCGAGCTTCTCGAATTCGCAGTACAGCTTGCTCCTAACCATATCGGCATGAGTAACCGGTTGGCGCGCTTACAACTGCGGGTTGGGAAACTCGACCAGGGTTTAGCCGGGCTGGTGCGGGTCAGTGAACTACAAAAACGTGCCGGTCAATTGAAAGATGCCGTTGCGTCGTTACAGGAAGTCGCGCAAACGTATTGGATGTTGAGTGATCATGAACGTGCGCGCGAGATGTACGACCGAATTGTACAGATAGCACCGAACGATGTTGATGCGCGTCAATGGTTGGCCCTTATGCACACTCTCTCGCGTCGCACCAAAGAAGCGATCAGCGAAAAGAAGCAGATCGCGCGCATTTTTGCCCAACAACGCGATTATGACAATGCGATTGCCGAGCTGCACCAGATTATTGGCCTCGATCAGAACGATTTAGAAGCCTACTTCATGCTCTACGACATGCTCATGCGACGCGAGGAATACGGACAGGCCAGCCAACTGTGTCGGCGCATGTTGAAGATGCCGGGAATTGAAACGGAACGGGTGGAAGCGATGTTGAGCGCCGCCAATCGTATGCTTGAGCAACGCAAGCCGGCGCCGCCACAGAGTTGA
- the argF gene encoding ornithine carbamoyltransferase — MTLRHFLSAADLSRAEAEALLDRAAELKAAWRAGVTNDRPLLGQTLALVFEKPSLRTRVAFEAGMTQLGGHPSYLSANDIDMGGRESVPDVARNLSRWVAIIAARVFKHATVETLARYATVPVINALSDREHPCQALADMLTLRERFGRLQGLTLAYVGDGNNVCHSLMLLGATLGVNVRVGCPVDYRPAPDITELTEQLANQHDATLTITTSPVEAVSGADAVYTDVWASMGQEHEAARRRPVFTPYQVNAALMAHAAPHALAMHCLPAHRGEEVTADVIDGPQSVVFEQAENRLHVQKALILFLLGK, encoded by the coding sequence ATGACGTTGCGACATTTTCTCTCGGCAGCCGATTTGAGCCGTGCTGAAGCCGAAGCGTTGCTCGACCGGGCAGCAGAGTTGAAAGCTGCGTGGCGTGCCGGTGTGACCAACGACCGACCGTTGTTGGGCCAGACGCTTGCATTGGTCTTCGAGAAGCCTTCCCTGCGAACGCGGGTGGCGTTCGAGGCCGGGATGACCCAACTTGGTGGTCATCCGTCGTACCTTTCCGCCAATGACATCGATATGGGCGGACGCGAGAGTGTGCCTGATGTGGCACGGAACCTGAGCCGTTGGGTAGCGATTATCGCTGCACGGGTCTTCAAACATGCAACGGTTGAAACGCTCGCGCGCTATGCAACGGTACCGGTAATCAATGCGCTGTCCGATCGAGAGCATCCGTGTCAGGCACTGGCCGATATGCTAACCCTCCGCGAACGGTTTGGCCGGTTGCAAGGTTTAACGCTGGCCTACGTTGGTGACGGAAATAACGTGTGTCACTCGTTGATGTTGTTAGGAGCGACATTAGGCGTTAATGTGCGGGTTGGGTGTCCGGTGGATTATCGTCCTGCTCCTGACATTACCGAGCTGACCGAGCAGTTAGCCAACCAACACGATGCAACTCTCACGATCACTACTTCGCCGGTTGAGGCGGTGAGTGGTGCGGATGCCGTGTATACTGATGTATGGGCTTCGATGGGCCAAGAACATGAAGCAGCTCGTCGTCGCCCCGTCTTTACGCCGTATCAGGTGAATGCAGCGCTGATGGCCCATGCTGCACCGCACGCACTGGCAATGCACTGTCTACCGGCGCATCGTGGTGAAGAGGTAACGGCAGATGTGATCGATGGGCCGCAATCGGTTGTGTTTGAGCAAGCGGAGAACCGCTTGCATGTTCAGAAGGCGCTAATCTTATTTTTGCTAGGAAAGTAG
- a CDS encoding DnaD domain-containing protein, with the protein MPFHGFTTERLIGIPPEFFTDVLPAITKPSELKVTLHLFYRLSRQRSRPRRISWDDLYRDELLRRSLQALSSLRSFEELLEEGLAAAVRRGTVLHFVEPLDGRARNWYLINTPANRQWIERMGTSGIVPPFEEPAERPGIIELYEQNIGLVTPLLLEELRTASDRYPTEWLEDAIREAVRANVRSWRYIQRMLERWAANGRETTPYQAGRPIDIEKYTGGQLGHLFRRGSDESDL; encoded by the coding sequence ATGCCTTTTCATGGCTTCACAACCGAACGACTCATCGGTATACCGCCGGAATTTTTCACCGACGTCTTACCGGCGATCACTAAGCCGAGCGAACTCAAAGTGACGCTCCACCTGTTCTACCGGCTCAGTCGGCAGCGTAGCCGGCCCCGTCGGATCAGTTGGGATGATCTGTACCGTGACGAACTGCTCCGTCGTTCATTACAGGCACTCAGTTCGCTCCGTTCATTCGAGGAGCTGCTCGAGGAAGGTTTAGCCGCAGCAGTCCGGCGTGGCACCGTCCTGCATTTTGTCGAACCACTCGACGGGCGGGCACGCAACTGGTACCTGATCAATACCCCGGCCAATCGACAATGGATCGAGCGCATGGGGACAAGTGGGATCGTTCCACCATTCGAGGAACCGGCGGAACGGCCGGGCATCATCGAGTTGTACGAACAAAATATCGGACTAGTCACGCCGCTGCTGCTTGAAGAATTACGTACCGCCAGCGACCGTTACCCTACGGAATGGCTTGAAGACGCCATCCGCGAAGCTGTGCGAGCGAATGTACGTTCGTGGCGTTATATTCAGCGCATGCTGGAGAGGTGGGCCGCCAATGGACGAGAAACTACGCCGTATCAGGCCGGACGACCTATCGATATTGAAAAATATACCGGCGGACAACTCGGACACCTCTTCCGCCGAGGAAGCGACGAAAGCGACCTCTGA
- a CDS encoding tetracycline resistance MFS efflux pump, translating into MKRNSPLLFIFLTIFIDLLGIGIVLPLLPEYVKIIERSSWPWLADNRALVVGALTASYALMQFLFAPILGALSDRFGRRPILLLSLFGVGLSYLVFAVAENLTFLGVETVIGLLFLARITAGITGASISTAQAYIADVTPPSERARGLGMIGAAFGLGFMLGPAIGGLLSNISLQAPALFAAALSFANVMFGFFRLPESLPPEKRMRSVSRNLNPVTRLTAVARDPRVQPFIFGSVLFNLAFAGLQSNFPVYSDVRFGFSPQQNALVFAFIGLIAVLVQGFLIRKLVARFGEARLALAGLTLMALGFAATGLAPASWMLFPAIGIVALGSGMLTPSLTSLISQSVSATEQGAILGGVQSFNSLTMVLGPLLAGTLFDLIASNAPYLFGAVLLTGALTVLLSTLRRRFVTILQPDTAVVTIDTPVRVE; encoded by the coding sequence ATGAAACGCAATTCTCCACTCTTGTTCATCTTCCTCACGATCTTCATCGACCTTCTCGGCATCGGCATTGTGTTGCCGTTGCTGCCGGAATATGTCAAAATTATCGAACGCTCAAGCTGGCCGTGGTTGGCCGATAACCGTGCTTTGGTGGTCGGCGCGCTCACTGCTTCGTATGCGTTGATGCAGTTTCTCTTCGCGCCTATCCTTGGTGCGTTAAGCGATCGTTTCGGGCGCCGACCGATATTGTTGCTGAGTCTGTTTGGGGTCGGTCTGAGTTATCTCGTTTTTGCCGTCGCCGAAAACCTGACGTTCCTCGGTGTCGAGACGGTTATCGGGTTGCTGTTCCTTGCCCGTATTACGGCCGGTATCACCGGCGCCAGCATCAGCACAGCGCAGGCATACATTGCCGATGTCACACCTCCCAGTGAGCGCGCGCGTGGTCTGGGGATGATCGGCGCTGCCTTTGGACTCGGTTTTATGCTTGGTCCGGCTATCGGTGGCCTCCTTTCTAACATTAGCTTGCAGGCACCGGCGCTGTTCGCTGCTGCACTCAGCTTTGCTAACGTTATGTTTGGCTTCTTCCGCTTGCCCGAATCGTTGCCACCAGAGAAGCGGATGCGGTCGGTGTCACGCAATCTGAATCCAGTTACTCGTCTAACGGCCGTCGCGCGCGATCCTCGAGTTCAACCTTTTATCTTCGGTAGTGTGTTATTTAATCTTGCCTTTGCCGGCCTGCAAAGCAATTTTCCGGTCTACAGCGACGTGCGCTTCGGGTTTAGCCCACAGCAGAATGCGCTCGTTTTTGCCTTCATCGGGTTGATTGCGGTGTTGGTGCAGGGCTTTCTTATCCGCAAATTGGTGGCACGCTTCGGCGAGGCTCGCCTGGCTTTGGCCGGTCTGACTCTGATGGCTCTTGGCTTTGCTGCGACCGGTCTCGCGCCTGCGAGTTGGATGCTCTTCCCGGCAATCGGGATCGTGGCGCTGGGTAGTGGTATGCTTACTCCATCGCTGACCAGCCTGATTTCGCAGTCGGTGTCGGCTACCGAGCAAGGCGCGATCCTCGGTGGAGTGCAGTCGTTTAATAGCCTCACGATGGTGCTAGGGCCGCTGTTGGCCGGTACCCTGTTTGACCTGATTGCATCAAATGCGCCATACCTGTTTGGGGCGGTCTTGCTCACCGGTGCGCTTACCGTTCTGCTCTCTACCCTGCGTCGGCGCTTTGTTACGATACTGCAGCCCGATACCGCAGTGGTTACCATTGATACACCGGTTCGCGTTGAGTAG